The following coding sequences are from one Veillonella rodentium window:
- a CDS encoding MetQ/NlpA family ABC transporter substrate-binding protein, with translation MKIKKLLAPVLIGILAFAIAGCGSNEQSNTPKEIKIGATAGPHAQVAEAVAKEAKKQGIDLKVVEFSDYVTPDKALADGDIQLNAYQHQPYLENFNKQNNTNLVPIGKTVSLPMGLYSNSVHGVADVPEGAIVAIPNDPTNSGRGLALLAKAGLITLKDGVGFKATVADITSNPKKLQIQELEAAQLPRSLDDVTIAAIPMNYVQSAGLDVDKQGFFWEGKDELLTIIVLAVREQDKDNETYKKIADIYKSDAIKQFIKDTFKGSITSAN, from the coding sequence ATGAAAATCAAAAAATTACTCGCTCCTGTCCTCATCGGCATTTTAGCATTCGCCATTGCGGGATGCGGCAGCAACGAACAATCAAATACTCCTAAAGAGATCAAGATCGGAGCTACAGCCGGTCCGCATGCGCAGGTAGCTGAGGCGGTAGCAAAGGAAGCAAAGAAACAGGGTATTGATCTCAAGGTAGTCGAATTCTCCGATTACGTAACACCGGATAAGGCACTTGCGGACGGAGATATTCAACTCAATGCATACCAGCATCAACCGTATCTGGAAAACTTCAATAAGCAAAACAATACCAACCTGGTTCCTATCGGCAAAACGGTGTCACTGCCAATGGGTCTATATAGTAATTCCGTACACGGCGTAGCGGATGTACCGGAAGGTGCCATCGTAGCGATTCCAAATGATCCGACCAACAGCGGCCGCGGTCTTGCATTACTCGCTAAAGCGGGGCTCATTACATTGAAAGACGGCGTCGGCTTTAAAGCGACCGTAGCGGACATCACCTCAAATCCTAAGAAACTTCAAATCCAGGAACTTGAAGCAGCTCAATTGCCACGCAGTCTCGATGACGTCACAATCGCCGCTATTCCGATGAACTACGTTCAAAGCGCAGGTCTCGATGTAGATAAACAGGGCTTCTTCTGGGAAGGGAAGGACGAGCTGTTAACAATTATAGTGCTCGCCGTTCGCGAACAGGATAAGGATAATGAAACTTACAAGAAAATTGCGGATATCTATAAATCCGATGCAATTAAACAGTTCATCAAAGATACATTCAAAGGATCTATTACATCCGCCAACTAA
- a CDS encoding nitrite/sulfite reductase yields the protein MITQEVKERLIADYPKFEDMTRKFYKKEMSIVDYKGQSGAFGSYAERGAETGMSRWRFNGGRITRDQMQFLAGAIRKYNLKHVHFTTGQCLQMHGLDGETILSLFKECYEHCIYNRGAGGDNPSNLVASILRGIDPRETFDITPYATAIGEYILEQMFFIKIPRKFKMGIDNGFDSTPHATFKDLGFNLNKHNTFDVYACGGIGPNPRIGIPVARDVAPEDVLYHVKAMLMVFANHGNFKNRGKARTRYMPAEMGGAEAFIKVYEETLNMVKEVENLTIDPARYAYEITKSGKRDDSVLNHRIHRQKQEGLYYVEYHPVGGDADVEHLLAALDYAVTLDQVEARIAPDEAIFFINLTADEARKIASLTDDSAVNDFRRSVSCVGSTVCQIGMQDSNGLLKAIFTHLDEKGIDTKKLPRLHISGCPHSCGTHQIGEIGFHGSVKLVDKKPQPAFILVDGGSEHMGSENFGKMAGNIVSTKIPEFMEALANILNEAPEPDFGAWRLTHKSEYMNLIKSFE from the coding sequence ATGATTACACAAGAAGTGAAAGAGCGCTTGATTGCGGATTATCCTAAGTTTGAGGATATGACGCGCAAGTTTTATAAAAAGGAAATGTCCATTGTTGATTATAAAGGACAGTCCGGTGCATTCGGCAGTTATGCGGAGCGCGGTGCCGAGACGGGTATGAGCCGCTGGCGGTTTAACGGAGGCCGTATAACTCGTGACCAGATGCAGTTTTTGGCGGGTGCTATTCGTAAATATAATTTAAAACATGTGCATTTTACGACGGGCCAGTGTCTGCAAATGCATGGCCTTGACGGGGAGACGATTCTCAGCCTTTTTAAAGAATGTTATGAACACTGTATTTACAATCGCGGTGCAGGCGGAGATAATCCGTCTAATTTGGTGGCCAGTATTTTGCGGGGCATTGATCCCCGCGAAACCTTTGATATTACGCCGTATGCAACGGCTATCGGAGAATATATTTTGGAGCAGATGTTCTTCATCAAGATTCCCCGTAAATTCAAGATGGGCATTGATAACGGTTTTGACAGCACGCCTCATGCGACATTTAAGGATCTGGGTTTCAATTTAAATAAGCACAATACCTTTGATGTATATGCCTGCGGAGGCATCGGGCCTAATCCTCGCATCGGTATTCCTGTGGCTCGCGATGTGGCGCCTGAGGATGTTTTGTATCATGTGAAAGCTATGCTCATGGTCTTTGCCAATCACGGAAATTTTAAGAATCGCGGTAAGGCTCGTACGCGATATATGCCGGCTGAAATGGGCGGTGCGGAGGCTTTCATCAAGGTCTATGAAGAAACATTGAACATGGTGAAAGAAGTGGAAAATCTGACCATTGATCCGGCTCGATATGCTTATGAAATTACGAAGTCCGGCAAGCGTGACGATTCTGTTCTGAATCATCGTATTCATCGACAGAAGCAGGAAGGGCTGTATTATGTGGAATATCATCCGGTCGGTGGCGATGCCGATGTAGAGCATCTGCTAGCGGCACTGGATTATGCGGTTACATTGGATCAGGTGGAGGCTCGTATTGCACCGGATGAAGCGATATTTTTCATCAATCTTACCGCGGACGAAGCTCGAAAAATTGCTTCTCTCACGGATGATAGTGCTGTGAATGACTTCCGTCGTTCCGTGTCCTGCGTAGGGTCGACGGTGTGTCAAATCGGAATGCAGGATTCCAACGGCCTTTTGAAAGCTATCTTTACCCATTTAGATGAAAAGGGTATCGATACGAAGAAGCTGCCACGGCTACATATCTCAGGATGTCCGCATTCCTGCGGCACACATCAAATCGGAGAAATCGGCTTTCACGGGTCCGTAAAACTGGTGGACAAGAAACCGCAACCGGCGTTTATCCTTGTGGACGGAGGATCGGAACATATGGGCTCTGAAAACTTCGGCAAGATGGCCGGGAACATCGTATCTACGAAGATCCCCGAATTTATGGAAGCGTTGGCAAATATTCTGAATGAAGCGCCTGAACCTGATTTCGGCGCCTGGCGATTGACGCATAAATCGGAGTATATGAATCTTATTAAATCATTTGAATAG
- a CDS encoding nitroreductase family protein — protein MLFTVNTEVCTRCGLCVADCPTGLLVMTEDGPVTGKGGCISCGHCVSVCPTLALDSDMTPRNEQVDIMKEQKLTPQQAELFLRSRRSIRNYQNKPVPVELIRQVLNVARMAPTATNTQGISYIVIRDKQTLHRISDLVLEWMHFAAKTVPIMRLYARAAQAEVDKGKDYILRDAPALVVAIGSKKDVHRTHDSGHSCLSYAELYAPTVGLGTCWAGFFEHAGEAEYEPLLELIGVPDDKVIAGAVLMGYPKVRYRNIVERQPLEVTFDTEE, from the coding sequence ATGTTATTTACAGTAAATACAGAAGTCTGTACTCGATGTGGCCTCTGCGTAGCTGACTGTCCTACAGGACTGCTAGTGATGACCGAGGATGGGCCGGTAACGGGTAAGGGTGGCTGTATTTCTTGCGGTCATTGTGTTTCCGTATGTCCTACACTTGCTTTAGACAGTGATATGACACCGAGAAATGAACAAGTTGACATTATGAAAGAGCAAAAGCTGACGCCACAACAGGCGGAGTTGTTTTTGCGCAGTCGTCGATCTATCCGAAATTATCAGAATAAACCGGTGCCTGTGGAGCTGATTCGTCAGGTTTTAAACGTGGCGCGTATGGCACCAACGGCAACAAATACACAGGGTATTTCATATATTGTAATCCGCGACAAACAGACGTTGCATCGTATTTCGGACCTTGTTCTTGAGTGGATGCATTTTGCGGCAAAAACGGTGCCTATTATGCGTCTGTACGCTCGAGCGGCCCAAGCCGAAGTGGATAAGGGCAAGGATTATATCCTGCGAGATGCTCCGGCATTGGTGGTGGCTATAGGCTCGAAAAAAGATGTACATCGAACTCATGATAGCGGGCATTCTTGTTTATCTTATGCGGAATTATATGCTCCGACTGTCGGGCTCGGTACGTGCTGGGCGGGGTTCTTTGAACACGCCGGTGAAGCGGAATACGAGCCGTTGCTAGAATTGATAGGTGTACCGGATGATAAGGTCATTGCCGGCGCCGTTTTGATGGGATATCCTAAAGTGCGATATCGCAATATTGTTGAACGACAACCTTTAGAAGTCACATTCGATACAGAAGAATAA
- a CDS encoding iron-containing alcohol dehydrogenase — MFNFDFYNPTHIVFGKDRLAELDTLVPKDAKILITYGGGSAVRSGLIDRITKSLGNRKVEQFGGIEPNPSLETCERAVAFIKDHDMDFILAVGGGSVVDATKLIVLGAKYDGPVLDVLKAGVPAVPTSMVPEAVPFGTVMTLPATGSEMNNGAVITYGDGKFPVFSDLVFPKFSMLDPTLTFTLPEKQVKNGVIDTFVHTTEQYLTYPVDGRIQDRFAEGILQTMIEIGRQTVEEPENYDVRANHVWASTLALNSLIGAGVPQDWATHLIGHELTAAYHLDHGITLAIVLPALLTVKKADKLDKLVQYAERVWHIDEGSKDEKADAAIAKTREFFESLGVSTHLKDYDLDETSIERIVKQLEEHGMVALGEHGDITPDVTREILKRAL; from the coding sequence ATGTTTAATTTTGATTTCTACAATCCTACACATATTGTTTTTGGTAAAGATAGATTGGCTGAATTGGATACATTAGTGCCGAAGGATGCCAAGATTCTAATTACTTACGGCGGCGGTTCTGCAGTGCGTAGCGGTCTTATCGATCGAATCACAAAGTCACTTGGTAATCGCAAGGTGGAACAGTTCGGTGGTATTGAGCCGAATCCGTCCCTTGAGACTTGTGAACGGGCGGTAGCTTTCATTAAGGACCATGATATGGATTTTATTCTTGCCGTAGGGGGCGGATCCGTTGTGGATGCGACGAAGCTCATCGTGTTGGGCGCCAAGTATGACGGACCTGTTCTGGATGTATTGAAAGCAGGGGTTCCTGCAGTACCGACGTCCATGGTGCCTGAAGCGGTTCCGTTCGGAACGGTTATGACACTGCCTGCAACGGGGTCTGAAATGAATAATGGCGCCGTTATTACTTATGGGGACGGTAAGTTCCCGGTATTCAGTGATTTGGTGTTTCCGAAATTCTCCATGCTTGATCCGACACTTACTTTCACATTGCCGGAGAAACAGGTGAAAAACGGTGTTATTGATACGTTTGTACATACGACGGAACAATATTTGACATATCCCGTGGACGGGCGCATTCAGGACCGATTTGCGGAAGGTATTTTGCAAACCATGATTGAAATCGGACGTCAAACCGTCGAAGAGCCGGAAAATTACGATGTTCGAGCGAATCATGTGTGGGCATCGACCTTGGCGCTGAACAGCCTCATCGGTGCCGGTGTGCCGCAAGATTGGGCGACACATCTCATCGGACATGAATTGACCGCCGCATATCATTTGGACCACGGTATAACACTGGCAATCGTGTTGCCTGCACTGTTAACGGTGAAAAAGGCGGACAAGCTCGATAAATTGGTTCAATATGCGGAGCGTGTATGGCATATCGACGAGGGGTCGAAGGATGAAAAGGCTGATGCGGCTATTGCGAAGACCCGCGAGTTCTTTGAATCGCTCGGTGTGTCTACACATTTGAAAGATTATGATTTGGACGAAACGTCCATTGAACGCATCGTTAAGCAACTGGAAGAGCATGGAATGGTAGCCCTTGGCGAACATGGTGACATTACGCCGGATGTGACGCGGGAAATTTTGAAACGTGCTTTGTAA